A region of Subdoligranulum variabile DNA encodes the following proteins:
- a CDS encoding ABC transporter ATP-binding protein, which yields MGEMLSVKNINVFYGSIHAIRDVSFHVNEGEIVTLIGANGAGKTTTMHAISGLLKLQSGEIDYCGQTISKMEAHKIIRLGLAQVPEGRRVFSGLTVQQNLQMGAYVRRDGKEAIQNDFDMVFELLPRLKERRNQPAGTLSGGEQQMLAMGRALMCKPKMLLLDEPSMGLSPLLVKEIFKIIREVNRNGVTVLLVEQNAKMALEIANRAYVLETGTIKMEGEATELANNIEVRKAYLGC from the coding sequence ATGGGGGAGATGCTTTCTGTCAAGAACATCAATGTTTTCTACGGTTCCATCCACGCCATCCGGGATGTTTCCTTCCATGTCAATGAGGGAGAAATCGTTACTCTGATCGGTGCCAACGGCGCTGGTAAAACGACAACGATGCATGCGATTTCCGGGCTGCTCAAATTGCAGAGCGGTGAAATTGACTATTGCGGACAAACCATCAGTAAGATGGAAGCCCATAAGATCATTCGCTTGGGGCTGGCACAGGTGCCGGAAGGACGTCGCGTCTTCAGCGGTCTGACGGTGCAGCAAAACCTGCAGATGGGCGCCTATGTGCGCCGTGACGGTAAGGAGGCCATCCAGAATGACTTTGATATGGTCTTCGAACTGCTACCGCGTTTGAAAGAGCGCCGCAACCAGCCGGCCGGCACGTTGTCCGGCGGTGAGCAGCAGATGCTGGCCATGGGCCGCGCGCTGATGTGCAAGCCAAAGATGCTGCTGTTGGACGAACCCTCCATGGGCTTGTCTCCGCTGTTGGTCAAGGAAATCTTCAAGATCATCCGCGAAGTCAACCGTAACGGTGTAACGGTGCTGCTGGTGGAACAGAATGCGAAGATGGCTCTGGAGATTGCCAACCGTGCGTACGTGCTGGAGACCGGTACCATCAAGATGGAAGGCGAAGCCACCGAGCTTGCCAACAACATTGAGGTACGTAAAGCCTATCTGGGCTGCTGA
- a CDS encoding DUF4364 family protein, whose product MAEAFTAGVKPGGLTDDTQIRILLCYLVKTAGSLTRDTLQGALLQEQLVNYFEFADALADVEKQQLVTKEEDGRYSITEKGSTVADTLALDLPRTVRESAIRAVMQIQSWRHKAAMNRAHVEEKDGSYTVWCAIGDLGSDVFRLQLAMPDKLTAETIKNNFTAHGSEIYSKVMDMLTQPSTEEDRPPVALL is encoded by the coding sequence ATGGCAGAAGCATTTACAGCAGGTGTAAAGCCCGGCGGCCTTACAGATGACACGCAGATCCGTATCCTGTTGTGTTATCTGGTCAAGACGGCAGGCTCGCTGACACGCGATACGCTGCAGGGCGCTTTGCTTCAGGAACAGCTGGTGAATTATTTTGAATTTGCCGACGCTTTGGCAGACGTAGAGAAACAGCAGCTGGTCACCAAAGAGGAAGACGGTCGGTATTCCATCACCGAAAAGGGGTCCACAGTAGCGGATACCCTGGCCTTGGATCTGCCGCGCACTGTACGGGAAAGCGCCATCCGTGCTGTCATGCAGATTCAAAGCTGGCGTCATAAGGCTGCTATGAACCGCGCCCATGTGGAGGAAAAAGATGGTTCGTATACGGTATGGTGCGCCATTGGCGATTTAGGAAGCGATGTGTTCCGTCTGCAACTGGCTATGCCGGATAAGCTGACGGCCGAGACCATCAAGAATAACTTCACTGCGCATGGCAGCGAGATTTACTCCAAGGTCATGGATATGCTCACTCAGCCCAGCACCGAGGAAGATCGTCCTCCCGTTGCGTTGCTGTAA
- a CDS encoding S1 RNA-binding domain-containing protein: MLEYRAEGLCRNANHLSKEELNHCIATGEILQSTALAYDNEHRLRFEICGHRGYMPHEECLAVGPGEEIKDIAVLTRVGRPTCFIITGTAAEENGEEVYLLSRAAAQRQCRREYLDTLEPGSVIPCTVTHIENFGAFCDIGCGISALLPIDCLSVSRISSPNDRVQVGQQLLCAIKNRDLQGRIVLTLRELLGTWSENAACFAAGETVVGIVRSVEDYGVFIEIAPNLAGLAEADSSLHPGQAVSVYIKNILPDKMKIKLVVVNKNLSQPLRFEPHYFVTRGRLKKWTYSTPQSRKQIETIF, encoded by the coding sequence ATGTTGGAATATCGTGCCGAAGGTCTTTGTCGAAACGCCAATCATCTGAGCAAAGAGGAACTGAACCACTGCATTGCAACAGGCGAAATTCTGCAAAGCACCGCCCTTGCCTATGACAATGAACATCGCCTGCGTTTTGAGATCTGTGGGCATCGCGGTTATATGCCTCACGAAGAGTGTCTCGCCGTCGGCCCTGGCGAGGAAATCAAAGACATTGCCGTGTTGACCCGGGTGGGCCGTCCTACCTGTTTCATCATCACTGGCACCGCGGCGGAAGAAAACGGTGAGGAAGTGTATCTTCTCTCTCGCGCAGCAGCACAGCGCCAATGTCGGCGGGAGTATCTCGATACATTGGAGCCTGGCAGCGTCATTCCCTGTACCGTAACTCACATTGAAAATTTCGGAGCCTTCTGTGACATCGGCTGTGGTATTTCCGCTCTGTTGCCCATCGATTGCCTCTCGGTGTCCCGCATTTCCTCCCCCAACGATCGAGTGCAGGTTGGGCAGCAGCTTTTATGCGCCATCAAAAATCGTGATCTCCAGGGCCGGATTGTCCTGACATTGCGGGAATTGCTGGGCACTTGGAGTGAAAACGCTGCCTGCTTTGCCGCTGGTGAAACTGTTGTGGGGATTGTTCGCAGTGTGGAGGACTACGGTGTCTTTATCGAGATAGCCCCCAATCTGGCTGGTCTGGCGGAAGCCGACTCTTCTCTGCATCCCGGGCAGGCCGTCAGCGTGTATATCAAAAACATTCTGCCCGATAAGATGAAGATCAAGCTGGTCGTAGTCAACAAAAATCTTTCGCAGCCGCTGCGTTTTGAACCGCATTATTTTGTAACACGCGGCCGGCTGAAAAAATGGACCTACTCCACACCGCAAAGCCGCAAGCAGATTGAAACTATTTTCTGA
- a CDS encoding DUF951 domain-containing protein, translated as MDVRVGDVIQTKKPHPCGANRFDVLRVGMDFKIRCQGCGHEIMLPRAKIERNIKKILRENGQ; from the coding sequence ATGGACGTACGGGTCGGAGATGTGATTCAGACCAAAAAACCACATCCCTGCGGTGCAAATCGGTTTGATGTACTGCGGGTTGGCATGGATTTCAAAATCCGATGCCAGGGGTGCGGACATGAAATTATGTTGCCGCGCGCCAAGATTGAGCGCAATATCAAAAAGATTCTGCGAGAAAATGGCCAGTAG
- the prfA gene encoding peptide chain release factor 1, whose product MTEFLQLHEVERRYEELAYRMSAPDAAAQPDVYARMMKDYKELTPLVEEYRRYTSLQQQQTETNELVQQETDPAFKAMVQQELCEIARNLAQSEENLRLLLLPKDADDEKNVILEIRAGAGGEEAALFAHSLWRMYTMYASKRGWSCQTISANETELGGVKEVVFSVEGADVYSRLKFESGVHRVQRVPETETQGRIHTSTVTVAVMPEAEEVELELDPKDLRIDTFRSSGAGGQHINKTSSAIRVTHLPTGMVVECQDQRSQRENKERALTVLRSRLLQQKQQAYDEAYNEKRQSQVGTGDRSEKIRTYNFPQDRVTDHRIGLTLRNLQGVLDGDLDRVLEPLILADREEKLKQHSEE is encoded by the coding sequence ATGACCGAATTTCTGCAACTGCATGAAGTAGAACGCCGGTATGAAGAACTGGCCTATCGTATGTCGGCACCGGATGCTGCTGCACAGCCGGATGTGTATGCACGTATGATGAAAGACTACAAAGAGCTGACCCCCCTAGTCGAAGAATATCGCCGGTATACATCTTTGCAGCAGCAACAGACGGAAACCAATGAGCTGGTGCAGCAGGAGACAGATCCGGCGTTCAAAGCTATGGTACAGCAGGAACTTTGCGAAATTGCCCGGAATCTGGCGCAGAGCGAAGAGAACCTGCGCCTTTTGCTGCTTCCCAAGGATGCCGATGACGAGAAAAATGTGATTCTGGAAATCCGAGCGGGCGCCGGCGGGGAAGAGGCAGCGCTCTTTGCCCACAGCCTGTGGCGGATGTATACCATGTATGCGTCCAAACGAGGCTGGTCCTGCCAAACGATCAGTGCCAATGAGACGGAACTTGGCGGCGTAAAAGAAGTGGTATTTTCGGTGGAAGGCGCCGACGTGTACAGCCGTTTGAAATTCGAAAGCGGCGTCCATCGCGTACAGCGGGTACCGGAAACCGAAACACAAGGCCGCATTCACACCTCAACAGTTACAGTGGCTGTGATGCCAGAGGCGGAAGAGGTTGAGCTGGAATTGGATCCTAAAGATCTGCGGATTGACACGTTCCGTTCCTCCGGCGCGGGTGGCCAGCATATCAACAAGACCTCTTCTGCTATCCGGGTCACACATCTGCCGACCGGGATGGTTGTAGAGTGCCAGGATCAACGCAGTCAGCGCGAAAATAAGGAGCGCGCGCTTACGGTTCTGCGCAGTCGACTTCTGCAGCAAAAACAGCAGGCCTACGATGAGGCCTATAATGAAAAACGACAGAGTCAGGTGGGAACAGGAGACAGAAGCGAAAAAATCCGTACCTACAATTTCCCGCAGGACCGTGTCACGGATCATCGGATTGGTTTGACGCTTCGAAATTTGCAGGGGGTCCTGGACGGAGATCTGGACCGCGTGCTGGAACCGCTGATTTTGGCGGACCGGGAAGAAAAACTGAAACAGCATAGCGAGGAATAA
- a CDS encoding L-threonylcarbamoyladenylate synthase has protein sequence MKTQVLPVSGESIALAAELLRQGELVALPTETVYGIAADARNGDAVRKIFEAKGRPQDNPLIVHICGMDMLQGIVSEVPERALKLAAAFWPGPLTMVMPRGAEVSEVTCAGLDTVGVRMPSHPVVQAVIKASGVAFAAPSANLSGKPSPTNAQDTLADMHGRLPLILDGGESAVGVESTVVSVTGEHPILLRPGYITKEQMEAVLGEEVQVSPAILEKLKEGEVARSPGMKYKHYAPKAQVTILRGNFEAYCRYVAEHAAPGVWALCFDGEGAQLPVPSIEYGRNHDGATQAHHLFTALRDLDRHGAQVVYARCPEQDGISMAVYNRLIRAAAFRVVTL, from the coding sequence ATGAAAACACAGGTTTTGCCTGTATCAGGAGAAAGCATTGCCTTGGCGGCCGAACTGTTGCGGCAGGGCGAACTGGTAGCACTGCCGACGGAAACTGTTTACGGCATCGCCGCCGATGCCCGCAACGGCGATGCTGTGCGAAAAATTTTCGAGGCGAAAGGACGACCGCAGGACAACCCACTGATTGTACATATCTGTGGTATGGATATGCTGCAGGGGATTGTTTCTGAAGTGCCGGAACGCGCTCTCAAACTGGCAGCGGCCTTTTGGCCGGGGCCTCTGACGATGGTAATGCCCCGCGGGGCAGAAGTCAGTGAAGTGACCTGCGCCGGACTGGACACGGTCGGTGTTCGTATGCCGTCGCACCCGGTAGTACAGGCAGTCATCAAAGCAAGCGGTGTTGCTTTTGCTGCGCCCTCCGCCAATCTTTCCGGGAAACCAAGCCCGACCAATGCGCAGGATACACTGGCCGATATGCATGGCCGTCTGCCTTTGATTTTAGACGGAGGGGAAAGTGCCGTAGGCGTGGAATCTACCGTTGTATCAGTGACGGGGGAGCATCCCATTTTGCTGCGGCCGGGCTATATCACCAAGGAACAGATGGAAGCAGTCCTGGGTGAGGAAGTCCAGGTCAGTCCGGCTATACTGGAAAAGCTCAAAGAGGGGGAGGTGGCCCGTTCCCCTGGCATGAAATACAAGCATTATGCGCCGAAGGCACAGGTTACCATTCTGCGGGGCAATTTCGAAGCGTACTGCCGGTATGTTGCAGAGCATGCAGCCCCGGGCGTTTGGGCGCTTTGTTTTGACGGTGAGGGCGCACAGCTTCCGGTTCCCTCTATCGAATACGGGCGCAATCATGACGGGGCTACACAGGCACATCACCTTTTTACTGCACTGCGGGATCTGGACCGTCATGGGGCACAGGTGGTTTACGCCCGCTGTCCTGAGCAGGATGGCATTTCAATGGCGGTATATAATCGTTTGATCCGTGCGGCGGCTTTCCGGGTGGTGACATTGTGA
- the coaE gene encoding dephospho-CoA kinase (Dephospho-CoA kinase (CoaE) performs the final step in coenzyme A biosynthesis.), whose product MKIIGITGRSGCGKSSATNFLVEQGYPCIDADQIAREVLLPGSVCLVQLQSYFGQDILEPDGTLNRHLLADRAFATPEGTQRLTAVTQPEILRRIEDRLAQSQKAGADLVFVDGAVIVGTPFEARCDALILITAPYETSVLRICARDGITAEMARRRLDAQTSLETLRAAATVEIVNDGTPMQLKDKVKAYLTSLRKEDHG is encoded by the coding sequence GTGAAAATTATCGGAATCACTGGACGTTCCGGCTGCGGCAAATCCAGTGCGACAAATTTCTTGGTGGAGCAGGGATATCCTTGTATTGATGCAGATCAAATTGCACGGGAGGTTTTGCTGCCGGGCTCGGTCTGTCTGGTACAACTGCAATCTTATTTTGGACAGGACATCCTGGAGCCGGACGGCACATTGAACCGCCATCTCCTGGCAGATCGCGCCTTTGCCACACCGGAAGGAACGCAAAGGCTGACGGCTGTCACGCAACCGGAAATCTTGCGCCGCATTGAAGATCGCCTTGCTCAGTCGCAAAAGGCAGGGGCAGATTTGGTCTTTGTCGACGGTGCGGTGATCGTGGGAACGCCTTTTGAGGCGCGCTGCGATGCCTTGATCCTGATTACGGCACCTTACGAAACCAGTGTACTGCGCATCTGTGCCCGGGACGGGATCACGGCAGAAATGGCGAGGCGACGTCTGGATGCCCAAACGTCCTTGGAAACACTGCGGGCTGCAGCGACTGTTGAAATTGTAAATGATGGAACACCAATGCAGCTGAAAGATAAAGTTAAGGCGTATCTGACGTCCTTGAGAAAGGAGGACCATGGCTAA
- a CDS encoding lytic transglycosylase domain-containing protein — MAKKNIIHKIVKKCLAVLLMLALAGAVLFAFFQDKINRWEYPIQYAEYVTYYADKYDIDPLMLYAFIRTESNFDPMADSDAGARGLMQITEVTFDWIKSKIAPTEDLTFEDLYDPETNIRFGSYFVSYCLLRYQDDLATAAAAYHSGWGTVDDLLAQTQYSADGKTLDHYPYPQMRLYVKKITSSYQRYQEIYTAS; from the coding sequence ATGGCTAAAAAAAATATCATCCATAAGATTGTCAAAAAATGTTTGGCCGTTCTGCTGATGCTGGCATTGGCCGGAGCGGTTCTGTTTGCCTTTTTCCAGGATAAAATCAACCGCTGGGAATACCCCATCCAATATGCGGAATACGTTACCTATTACGCCGACAAATATGATATCGACCCGTTGATGTTGTATGCCTTTATCCGTACCGAGAGCAATTTTGATCCGATGGCGGATTCTGATGCAGGTGCGCGGGGACTGATGCAGATCACCGAAGTGACATTCGACTGGATCAAGTCAAAAATTGCACCCACCGAGGATCTGACCTTTGAGGATTTGTACGATCCCGAAACGAACATACGGTTTGGCAGTTATTTCGTAAGTTATTGCTTATTGCGATACCAGGATGATCTGGCTACGGCGGCAGCGGCTTATCACAGTGGTTGGGGAACCGTAGATGATCTGCTGGCGCAGACGCAATATTCTGCGGATGGAAAAACGCTGGATCATTATCCCTATCCCCAGATGCGGCTGTATGTTAAAAAAATCACCAGTAGCTATCAGCGATATCAGGAAATTTATACTGCATCGTGA
- a CDS encoding aminopeptidase has product MQTTEELKKLLYKNETVADMAPDVLQAAQDFCEGYKTFLDNGKTEREATAYSEKLLMEAGYKPFVPGQKLEAGAKVYTINRSKCVLAATIGTKPLNEGFHLNIAHIDSPRLDLRPVPVFEKNGLGYLRTHYYGGVRKYQWPTMPLALHGVIYRADGSKVEICIGEKEDDPVFCITDLLPHLSAKQNAKPLSEGISAEDLNVLIASQPIADKEAEQRVKLNVLGMLHEAFGITERDFTRAEIEVVPAHKARDIGLDRAMIGAYGHDDRVDAYPALMAEIGVEKPAYTTVCVLTDKEETGSDGVTGLHSMYTFHFLQQLCETQEADYITACKAGKCLSADVTAAFDPTFADAFEPDNATYAGNGVAIYKYTGSRGKSGTSDASAELVSYLTGLLDRNSVVWQIGEMGKLDLGGGGTVAKFVANQDIDTIDIGVPVLSMHSPFEVVSKADVYMAYLTFKAFCEDAE; this is encoded by the coding sequence ATGCAAACTACCGAAGAACTGAAGAAACTGTTGTACAAAAATGAAACGGTTGCCGATATGGCACCGGATGTCTTGCAGGCAGCACAAGATTTCTGCGAGGGGTATAAGACTTTTTTGGACAACGGCAAGACAGAGCGTGAAGCAACGGCGTACAGTGAAAAGCTGCTGATGGAAGCAGGTTACAAGCCCTTTGTGCCTGGTCAGAAACTGGAAGCAGGTGCCAAAGTATATACGATCAACCGCAGCAAATGCGTGCTGGCGGCGACAATTGGTACCAAACCGTTGAACGAGGGTTTCCATCTTAATATCGCACACATCGATTCTCCCCGGCTGGATCTGCGTCCTGTGCCGGTGTTTGAAAAGAATGGTCTGGGCTATCTGCGTACCCACTATTACGGCGGTGTACGCAAATATCAGTGGCCGACGATGCCTTTGGCCCTGCATGGTGTGATCTATCGTGCGGACGGCAGCAAGGTGGAAATCTGCATTGGCGAAAAAGAGGATGATCCGGTCTTCTGCATTACCGATCTGTTGCCCCATCTGAGTGCCAAGCAGAACGCCAAACCGTTGAGCGAGGGAATCTCAGCGGAGGACTTGAATGTCCTGATTGCCTCTCAGCCGATTGCTGATAAAGAGGCCGAGCAGCGCGTCAAACTGAACGTGCTGGGAATGCTTCATGAAGCATTCGGAATTACTGAACGCGACTTTACTCGTGCTGAAATTGAAGTCGTACCGGCCCACAAAGCGCGGGACATCGGTTTGGACCGTGCTATGATCGGTGCTTATGGTCACGATGACCGTGTGGATGCCTATCCGGCGCTGATGGCAGAAATTGGCGTGGAGAAACCGGCCTACACCACGGTGTGTGTGCTGACAGATAAGGAAGAAACCGGTTCGGACGGAGTAACCGGTCTGCACAGTATGTATACCTTCCATTTCCTGCAGCAGCTTTGCGAGACGCAGGAGGCCGATTATATCACAGCTTGCAAGGCCGGAAAATGCCTGTCAGCAGATGTCACGGCGGCTTTTGATCCGACTTTCGCCGATGCTTTTGAGCCTGATAACGCTACTTATGCTGGCAATGGTGTGGCAATCTATAAATATACCGGTTCTCGTGGTAAGTCCGGCACCAGTGACGCATCGGCGGAACTGGTCAGCTATCTGACCGGCTTGTTGGATCGCAACAGTGTGGTATGGCAGATCGGCGAAATGGGTAAGTTGGATCTGGGCGGCGGTGGAACGGTCGCAAAGTTCGTCGCCAATCAGGATATCGATACCATCGATATCGGCGTTCCGGTTCTTTCCATGCATTCTCCGTTCGAGGTGGTTTCCAAAGCCGATGTGTATATGGCGTATCTGACTTTCAAGGCATTTTGCGAGGATGCAGAATAA
- a CDS encoding sporulation protein YunB — translation MSYTPIRCREHFLTTFAIIANEIQNVNIFFHFSAGFCRDNFNVPGIEWRVWRKKEGEESMRRRLPMQKRRYNFVIWLKWGAIAVVITVLLFNAYIDTEVRPTLMKLAEYQARELTLQAIHEAVSQTTEKAGEAYTKLYTESDIGVQMNMEAANRIRSALVQSVQTQMQRLPEQQYTIPFGSLTGNSLLNGHGPGWKVTLRPEGYIEAQWQEKTESLSINTTRYSAIIVLSVTINMILDGRTETLTVTDFVPMVSMLLCGETPSVYAAALD, via the coding sequence GTGAGCTACACCCCCATACGTTGTCGGGAACATTTCCTGACGACGTTTGCTATTATAGCAAACGAAATCCAAAATGTCAACATCTTTTTTCACTTTTCGGCAGGATTCTGCAGGGACAATTTCAATGTGCCTGGCATAGAATGGCGGGTATGGCGGAAGAAAGAGGGTGAGGAAAGTATGCGTCGAAGGTTACCAATGCAAAAACGACGTTATAATTTTGTGATTTGGCTGAAATGGGGCGCGATTGCAGTGGTTATCACAGTACTGCTTTTTAACGCTTATATCGACACGGAAGTTCGCCCCACACTGATGAAGTTGGCTGAATACCAAGCACGAGAACTGACGCTGCAGGCGATTCATGAAGCGGTCAGTCAGACGACGGAAAAAGCGGGGGAGGCATATACGAAACTTTACACGGAATCCGATATTGGTGTGCAGATGAATATGGAGGCCGCCAACCGAATCCGCAGTGCGTTGGTGCAATCGGTTCAGACACAGATGCAACGTTTGCCGGAGCAGCAGTACACTATTCCTTTCGGCAGTCTGACCGGCAATTCTCTGCTCAATGGACACGGTCCAGGCTGGAAGGTGACCCTTCGCCCGGAAGGATACATTGAGGCGCAGTGGCAAGAGAAAACTGAGTCTCTTTCCATCAATACGACGCGTTACAGCGCGATAATTGTGCTGAGCGTGACAATCAATATGATTCTGGATGGCCGAACTGAAACACTTACGGTAACGGATTTTGTACCGATGGTCAGCATGTTGTTGTGCGGCGAAACCCCTTCTGTATATGCGGCGGCTCTGGATTGA
- the ligA gene encoding NAD-dependent DNA ligase LigA: MEREQAQKRAEELRAVIEKNNRLYYDQDAPELEDFEYDALTRELKAIETEFPDLVTPESPTQHVGGTASSKFTKVTHAVKMESLQDAFSLEELRDFDSRVREAGIKPEYVVEAKIDGLSVSLEYRNGRLVRGSTRGDGMVGEDVTENLATIRDIPLQLENAPAFLEVRGEVYMPHAAFFKLKEQQELEDKTPFKNPRNAAAGSLRQKNAKITAERGLSIFVFNLQQCEGRSFATHHETLDYIKSLGFPVSPRYSVFSSIEDAIREIQTIGELRGTLEFDIDGAVIKVNDLAARRVLGSTNKFPRWAIAFKYPPEVKESVVRDIEVTVGRTGVLTPTAVFDPVFLAGTSVSRASLHNGDIISSLGVGIGDTIQVRKAGDIIPEVIAVSAHGPDSKPFMMPTVCPSCGAPVVHLQDETALRCVNPECPAQSLRNLIHFASRDAMAIDGLGEAVAIQLTEKNLVHTVADLYSLNEEQLLTLDKFKKKSAQNLLTAIEHSKTNNLDKLLFGLGIRNIGDKAAALLAEHFGSMEAIRSAGVEQMCEVDGFGAVMAQSVREFFDKEGTSDLLARLEKAGVNMQWTGTPKGTALAGKTLVVTGTLPTLSRQEAEALIVQNGGKASGSVSKKTSYVVAGTAAGSKLTKAQALGIPVIDEAGLYALIQNT; encoded by the coding sequence ATGGAACGGGAACAGGCACAGAAACGGGCAGAAGAACTGCGCGCAGTAATTGAAAAAAACAATCGATTATATTATGACCAAGATGCCCCCGAACTGGAGGATTTTGAATATGATGCGCTGACACGGGAATTGAAAGCAATTGAGACCGAATTCCCGGACCTGGTCACCCCAGAGTCCCCGACACAGCACGTGGGCGGCACGGCCAGCAGTAAATTTACCAAAGTGACACATGCAGTCAAGATGGAAAGCCTTCAGGATGCCTTTTCACTGGAAGAGCTGCGGGACTTTGATTCTCGAGTTCGGGAGGCCGGCATCAAGCCTGAATATGTTGTGGAAGCTAAAATTGACGGCCTGTCTGTCAGCTTGGAATACCGGAATGGTCGTCTCGTGCGGGGATCTACACGTGGCGACGGTATGGTGGGAGAGGATGTAACGGAAAACCTGGCGACGATCCGGGATATTCCGTTACAGCTTGAAAATGCACCGGCATTTTTGGAAGTGCGTGGAGAAGTTTATATGCCACATGCTGCTTTCTTCAAATTAAAAGAGCAGCAGGAATTGGAAGATAAAACACCGTTTAAAAATCCACGCAATGCAGCGGCAGGCTCTCTGCGTCAGAAAAATGCAAAGATTACCGCGGAGCGAGGACTTTCCATCTTTGTCTTTAACCTGCAGCAGTGTGAGGGACGCAGTTTTGCCACACACCATGAAACGCTGGATTATATCAAATCCTTGGGATTTCCGGTCTCGCCACGCTACAGTGTCTTTTCCAGTATCGAGGACGCGATCCGGGAAATTCAGACAATCGGCGAACTGCGCGGCACACTGGAATTTGACATCGACGGGGCGGTAATCAAGGTCAACGACCTGGCGGCCCGCCGGGTTCTGGGAAGTACCAACAAATTTCCACGCTGGGCAATTGCTTTCAAGTATCCGCCTGAAGTCAAGGAGAGTGTTGTGCGGGATATCGAGGTAACGGTTGGTCGCACCGGTGTGCTGACGCCTACAGCGGTGTTTGACCCCGTATTCTTGGCCGGGACCAGTGTCTCTCGGGCCAGTCTTCATAATGGGGATATCATCAGCAGTCTGGGAGTGGGAATCGGAGATACGATCCAGGTGCGCAAGGCGGGGGATATCATCCCGGAAGTGATTGCGGTATCGGCGCACGGACCGGACAGCAAGCCGTTTATGATGCCCACCGTTTGCCCGAGCTGCGGTGCACCTGTAGTACATCTGCAGGATGAGACGGCATTGCGCTGTGTCAACCCGGAATGTCCCGCGCAAAGTCTGCGCAATCTGATCCACTTTGCTTCCCGTGATGCTATGGCGATTGATGGTCTGGGGGAGGCGGTAGCTATTCAGCTGACCGAGAAAAATCTGGTGCACACAGTGGCGGACCTTTATTCACTGAATGAGGAGCAATTACTGACCCTGGATAAATTCAAAAAGAAAAGTGCACAGAATCTGTTGACGGCAATCGAACATTCCAAAACCAACAACCTGGATAAGCTCCTGTTTGGTTTGGGCATCCGTAACATTGGAGATAAGGCGGCCGCCTTGCTGGCCGAGCATTTTGGCAGTATGGAAGCCATTCGCAGTGCCGGTGTGGAACAGATGTGCGAAGTCGACGGCTTTGGTGCCGTGATGGCACAGAGTGTGCGGGAGTTTTTTGATAAAGAAGGAACCAGTGATCTGCTGGCTCGTCTGGAAAAGGCCGGTGTGAATATGCAATGGACCGGGACACCGAAGGGAACGGCACTGGCAGGCAAGACATTGGTGGTGACCGGAACGTTGCCTACACTGTCCCGCCAGGAGGCGGAGGCGTTGATTGTCCAGAATGGCGGCAAGGCATCGGGATCTGTTTCCAAGAAGACAAGCTATGTGGTTGCCGGAACGGCGGCCGGATCCAAACTGACCAAAGCGCAGGCGCTGGGAATCCCGGTAATTGATGAGGCGGGACTCTATGCACTGATTCAAAATACCTGA